From Riemerella anatipestifer ATCC 11845 = DSM 15868, a single genomic window includes:
- the serC gene encoding 3-phosphoserine/phosphohydroxythreonine transaminase encodes MAGVLVLNRNNLIEIKMNKKHNFSAGPCILPQEVFQKSAEAVLDFNGLGLSLLEISHRSKDFVAVMDEARAIVKRLMNLNDDYEALFLQGGASLQFVMVPFNLLTTTGKAAYLDTGTWAAGAIKEAQKLGNVEIVASSKTDQYSYIPKNYTVGKDFDYFHCTSNNTIYGTQMKEFPQVEAPMVCDMSSDIFSRQLDFSKFDLIYAGAQKNMGPAGTVLVVVKKDVLGRTQREIPSYLDYSLHIKKESMFNTPPVFAVYASLLTLQHLEQNGGIAAAETKNKAKAELIYNEIDRNPLFEGFASTEDRSVMNVSFKLTDESKKEKFDALWKEAGINGLNGHRSIGGYRASLYNALPLESVQVLVNVMKSLD; translated from the coding sequence ATGGCGGGCGTTTTAGTTTTAAATAGAAATAATCTAATAGAAATAAAAATGAATAAAAAACATAATTTTAGTGCTGGTCCGTGCATACTCCCGCAAGAGGTTTTTCAAAAATCAGCGGAAGCGGTGCTTGATTTTAACGGATTAGGCTTATCTTTATTAGAAATCTCCCACCGTTCCAAAGATTTTGTAGCGGTAATGGATGAAGCTAGAGCCATTGTAAAAAGGCTAATGAATCTTAACGATGATTATGAAGCCTTATTTTTACAAGGAGGTGCTAGTTTGCAGTTTGTTATGGTTCCTTTTAATTTGCTTACCACTACTGGTAAAGCCGCTTACCTAGATACGGGGACCTGGGCTGCAGGGGCAATAAAAGAAGCACAAAAATTAGGAAATGTAGAAATTGTAGCCTCATCAAAAACCGACCAATACAGCTATATCCCTAAAAACTATACTGTTGGGAAAGATTTTGATTATTTCCATTGTACTTCTAACAATACCATTTATGGTACTCAAATGAAAGAGTTTCCGCAAGTGGAAGCTCCAATGGTGTGTGATATGAGTTCGGATATTTTCTCTAGACAACTGGACTTTTCTAAGTTTGATTTAATCTACGCTGGAGCACAAAAAAATATGGGACCGGCAGGAACGGTATTAGTGGTTGTAAAGAAAGATGTTTTAGGAAGAACACAAAGAGAGATTCCTTCTTATTTGGATTATTCTCTACATATCAAAAAGGAGTCTATGTTTAATACACCTCCTGTTTTTGCCGTTTATGCCTCATTGCTTACGCTACAACATTTAGAACAAAATGGAGGAATTGCAGCTGCCGAAACTAAAAATAAAGCTAAAGCCGAACTTATCTATAACGAAATAGATAGAAACCCTCTGTTTGAAGGTTTTGCTTCTACAGAAGACCGTTCTGTGATGAATGTGAGCTTTAAATTGACTGATGAGTCTAAAAAAGAAAAGTTTGACGCTCTATGGAAAGAAGCAGGCATCAATGGACTTAATGGACATAGAAGCATTGGTGGTTATAGAGCCAGCCTTTACAATGCACTTCCGCTGGAAAGTGTACAGGTGTTGGTAAATGTTATGAAATCTTTAGACTAA
- a CDS encoding 4Fe-4S dicluster domain-containing protein, translated as MAIIITDECINCGACEPECPNNAIYEGAVDWRASDGTELKGMVTLPSGLTVDADAPQEPVNDDVYFIVSDKCTECKGFHEEPQCAAVCPVDCCIPDEDNVETEEQLLSKKAFLHGE; from the coding sequence ATGGCAATCATAATCACTGACGAATGCATTAACTGTGGGGCTTGTGAGCCAGAATGTCCTAATAACGCAATATATGAAGGAGCTGTAGATTGGCGTGCTTCTGACGGAACAGAACTAAAAGGAATGGTAACACTACCTTCTGGGCTTACGGTAGATGCAGATGCTCCACAAGAGCCAGTAAATGATGATGTCTATTTTATAGTTTCGGACAAATGTACAGAATGTAAAGGCTTCCACGAAGAACCACAATGTGCTGCTGTATGTCCTGTAGATTGTTGTATCCCAGATGAAGATAATGTAGAAACAGAAGAACAACTATTATCTAAGAAAGCATTTCTACACGGTGAATAG
- a CDS encoding acyl-CoA reductase translates to MNISIKISGLAQLGLFINQFLEKTEEVYSEEEALFSAKLSRAEIENPWFTQDSLRFALKQWADLLTEENLNDWVNSYPETKGGKKVGLILAGNIPLVGFHDVITVVLSGHTPVIKMSSKDKQVLPFLLEKWASLSEGIEYQLVEKLENYDAVIATGSNNTARYLEYYFKNKPNIIRKNRTSVAVLSGKETNEELQLLAEDIFRYFGLGCRNVTRLFIPQDFKLERLFENFVGFQDIINHNKYANNYDYNRAVYLLNQENFWDNNFVMLKEDTQLFSPLSVINFSRYDTIAEVETFLNENHENIQCIVSHLRLNRGEVGFGEAQTPSLNTYADDVDTMAFLRTID, encoded by the coding sequence ATGAATATCAGTATTAAAATTTCAGGCTTAGCTCAACTGGGACTTTTCATAAACCAATTTTTAGAAAAAACGGAAGAGGTTTACTCAGAGGAAGAAGCTTTATTTTCAGCGAAACTAAGCCGTGCAGAAATAGAAAATCCTTGGTTTACTCAGGATAGTTTACGGTTTGCACTAAAGCAATGGGCAGATTTATTAACCGAAGAAAACCTCAATGATTGGGTAAATAGTTATCCCGAAACTAAAGGCGGTAAAAAAGTAGGGTTGATTTTAGCAGGAAATATTCCTTTAGTTGGATTTCACGATGTTATCACAGTCGTACTTAGTGGGCATACACCTGTTATTAAAATGTCCTCTAAAGATAAGCAAGTTTTACCTTTTCTTTTAGAAAAATGGGCTTCACTTTCTGAAGGTATAGAATATCAGTTGGTAGAAAAACTAGAGAATTACGACGCTGTAATTGCTACGGGAAGTAATAATACGGCGAGGTATCTAGAGTATTACTTTAAAAATAAGCCAAATATTATTCGCAAAAACCGAACTTCGGTGGCGGTTCTTTCGGGGAAAGAAACAAATGAAGAATTACAACTTTTAGCCGAAGATATTTTTAGATATTTTGGTCTAGGCTGCCGCAATGTTACGAGGCTTTTCATTCCTCAAGATTTTAAACTAGAGCGTTTGTTTGAAAACTTTGTAGGGTTTCAGGATATCATCAATCATAATAAATACGCCAACAATTACGATTATAACCGTGCGGTATATCTCCTAAATCAAGAAAATTTTTGGGATAATAATTTTGTAATGCTTAAAGAAGATACTCAACTTTTCAGTCCGCTTTCGGTAATTAACTTTAGCCGTTATGATACTATTGCAGAAGTTGAGACTTTCCTAAATGAAAACCACGAAAATATACAGTGCATTGTTAGTCATCTCCGTTTGAATAGGGGAGAAGTAGGCTTTGGCGAGGCCCAAACGCCTAGCCTAAATACTTATGCCGATGATGTAGATACTATGGCTTTTCTAAGAACCATAGACTAA
- a CDS encoding Bax inhibitor-1/YccA family protein gives MEYSNDLLVAQATDVEKATFYKKTYTHLALAVLAFVVVESLLLSVVPEEIIISMISGKYIWLLILGGFWLASILANKWTLSQNKNTQYMGLGVYVLLEAVIFLPMIYIAMFYSDPTLIPQAAIITLALFGGLTGVAFTSKRDFSFLRNIIVVGGFVALGLIVAGALFGFNLGLWFSVGMVLLASASILYETQKLQFTYTKEQYVGASLQLFASVMLLFWYVLRILMSRRD, from the coding sequence ATGGAATATTCTAACGATTTACTAGTGGCACAAGCTACAGATGTTGAAAAAGCAACATTCTACAAGAAAACTTATACTCATTTAGCATTAGCGGTATTGGCTTTTGTGGTGGTGGAGAGTCTTCTTCTTAGTGTAGTGCCTGAAGAAATTATTATTTCTATGATTTCTGGGAAGTACATTTGGCTTTTGATATTAGGAGGCTTTTGGTTAGCTTCTATTTTAGCGAACAAATGGACGCTTTCACAGAATAAAAACACGCAGTATATGGGCTTAGGGGTCTATGTGTTGCTAGAGGCTGTTATTTTCTTACCGATGATTTACATTGCTATGTTTTATAGCGACCCAACTCTAATACCACAAGCGGCTATTATTACTCTAGCACTGTTTGGTGGGCTTACAGGAGTAGCATTTACTAGCAAAAGAGATTTTTCTTTCTTAAGAAATATCATTGTAGTGGGAGGATTTGTAGCTTTAGGACTTATTGTAGCTGGAGCTCTTTTTGGGTTTAACCTTGGGCTTTGGTTCTCTGTAGGTATGGTACTTTTAGCATCAGCGAGTATCTTATACGAAACACAAAAACTACAATTTACTTATACCAAAGAGCAGTATGTAGGAGCTTCTCTACAACTGTTTGCCTCTGTAATGCTTCTGTTCTGGTATGTGTTAAGAATTTTAATGTCTAGAAGAGATTAA
- a CDS encoding deoxyguanosinetriphosphate triphosphohydrolase, which yields MDLNQLFTNQRTGNDPNTKVSRNDFQRDYDRIIFSSAFRRLQNKTQVFPLPGSVFVHNRLTHSLEVSSVGRSLGSLAGAFLVETYKNDLSETAKHFYTYQLGEVIAAACLCHDIGNPAFGHSGEDAIASYFARNESELKPKFAPNEWADFINFEGNANAIRVLTNKQVGKEKGGIQLTHTTLASIAKYPCEAIAKDKSVLHRKKFGFFQSEKETFKHIAENTAMIQETQNPLGYKRHPFVWLVEAADDICYNIIDMEDAHRLGIVNTSDCKNLFYDLIKSIEIDTKKIDQKLSVITDSNEQISYLRAKVINSLINKSIEIFKDNAVDLLEGNFASSLLGIYQKENDALQKIEKFSVEKIYNHKAVVEIENAGYNVMYELLNHFIPSAVLAPSERKGYDKKALQLIPNQFRVEEGTVYQKVLGVLDFVSGMTDNYATDLYRKIKGIDIGMTM from the coding sequence ATGGATTTAAACCAACTTTTCACCAATCAAAGAACAGGTAACGACCCTAATACCAAAGTTTCTCGCAACGATTTCCAAAGGGATTATGATAGAATTATATTCTCTTCGGCTTTCAGAAGGTTGCAAAATAAAACGCAAGTGTTCCCTTTGCCAGGGAGTGTTTTCGTACATAATAGGCTTACGCATTCGTTGGAGGTTTCGTCTGTTGGGCGGAGTTTAGGAAGTCTAGCGGGAGCTTTCTTGGTGGAAACTTATAAGAACGATTTATCCGAGACAGCAAAACACTTCTATACCTATCAGCTAGGAGAGGTTATCGCAGCGGCTTGTCTTTGCCACGATATAGGTAACCCTGCTTTTGGACATTCGGGAGAAGATGCCATCGCAAGTTATTTCGCTAGGAATGAAAGCGAACTCAAACCTAAATTCGCACCTAACGAATGGGCAGATTTTATCAATTTTGAAGGAAATGCCAATGCGATAAGAGTGCTTACCAATAAACAAGTAGGAAAGGAAAAAGGAGGCATTCAACTTACCCATACTACTTTAGCGAGTATCGCAAAGTATCCTTGTGAGGCGATAGCTAAAGATAAAAGTGTTCTGCACCGAAAGAAGTTTGGATTCTTCCAAAGCGAAAAAGAAACTTTTAAGCACATTGCCGAAAATACAGCGATGATACAGGAAACTCAAAATCCGTTAGGCTACAAAAGACACCCTTTTGTGTGGTTGGTAGAAGCGGCAGATGATATTTGCTACAATATCATAGATATGGAAGACGCCCATAGATTGGGGATTGTAAATACTTCGGATTGTAAAAACTTGTTTTATGATTTAATAAAATCCATAGAGATTGACACTAAAAAGATAGACCAAAAACTAAGTGTAATTACGGATAGTAACGAGCAAATTTCTTATTTAAGAGCTAAAGTCATCAACTCTTTAATTAACAAGTCTATTGAAATATTTAAAGATAATGCGGTAGATTTATTAGAAGGGAATTTTGCTAGTTCTTTGCTTGGCATTTACCAAAAAGAAAATGATGCCCTCCAAAAGATAGAGAAATTTTCCGTTGAAAAAATATATAATCATAAGGCGGTAGTAGAGATTGAAAACGCGGGTTATAATGTAATGTATGAGTTGCTAAATCACTTTATTCCTTCGGCGGTTCTAGCCCCTTCGGAGCGAAAAGGTTATGATAAAAAGGCTCTTCAGCTAATTCCTAATCAGTTTAGGGTAGAGGAGGGAACTGTGTATCAAAAAGTATTGGGCGTACTAGATTTTGTAAGCGGTATGACGGATAACTACGCCACCGACCTTTACCGAAAAATTAAAGGGATTGATATTGGTATGACGATGTAG
- a CDS encoding DUF493 domain-containing protein, whose amino-acid sequence MVETFEDDTTKDPYHSFREKLNEAHDFPTDYLFKFIFPNDKAKLTEIYQIFDNTQNSISTKESKNGKYISASIQAFVLDANQVINLYKEVHKIEGVIML is encoded by the coding sequence ATGGTAGAAACATTTGAAGACGACACAACTAAAGACCCTTATCATTCGTTTAGAGAAAAACTAAATGAAGCTCATGATTTTCCAACGGATTATCTTTTTAAATTTATTTTCCCTAATGATAAGGCTAAACTTACAGAAATTTATCAGATTTTTGATAATACTCAGAACTCCATATCTACTAAGGAAAGTAAGAACGGTAAATATATCTCTGCCAGTATCCAAGCGTTTGTTCTAGATGCAAATCAGGTGATTAACCTTTATAAAGAAGTTCACAAGATAGAAGGTGTAATAATGCTATAA
- a CDS encoding DUF4294 domain-containing protein, with product MNFKINLLIIFLCIGFMSKAQKDTLVVKALSQYPKELLKKDDYGNYYYYDAKQQAKIYEIEGETVIVLDEVVIPNKPRFNNQLDKNYYFFLSKKLNRVYPLFITALEQYNEINNYTSRLDDKSEKRKYIKAKQEELAQAYEKKLRDLTTSEGRIFAKLMYRATGKSVYDIIKELRGGWSAFWWNVKGNIADVDIKEPYDPYRNRHDEFVESLLQSYWNLGYFAPYEGYKNFKVRKN from the coding sequence ATGAATTTTAAAATAAATCTACTGATTATTTTTTTGTGTATCGGTTTTATGTCTAAAGCACAAAAGGATACCCTTGTTGTAAAGGCGCTATCACAATATCCAAAGGAATTACTCAAGAAAGATGACTACGGAAATTACTATTATTACGACGCGAAACAACAAGCCAAAATCTACGAAATTGAAGGCGAAACAGTAATCGTTTTAGATGAAGTAGTTATTCCAAACAAGCCTAGATTTAATAATCAGTTAGATAAAAATTATTATTTCTTTTTAAGTAAAAAATTAAACCGAGTTTATCCTTTATTTATCACTGCTTTAGAACAATATAACGAAATAAATAACTACACCTCTCGTCTTGATGATAAATCTGAAAAAAGAAAATACATAAAAGCTAAACAAGAAGAACTTGCACAAGCCTACGAAAAAAAACTAAGAGATTTAACCACCTCCGAAGGTCGTATTTTTGCCAAACTAATGTACAGAGCCACAGGAAAAAGTGTATATGATATTATCAAAGAATTGAGAGGAGGCTGGAGTGCTTTCTGGTGGAATGTAAAAGGTAATATTGCTGATGTAGATATAAAAGAACCTTACGACCCATACAGAAATAGACACGATGAATTTGTAGAGTCTCTACTACAATCTTATTGGAATCTAGGTTATTTTGCACCTTATGAAGGGTATAAAAATTTTAAAGTAAGAAAAAATTAA
- a CDS encoding M42 family metallopeptidase, whose translation MKFEKKSLKFLEQYLNTASPTGYEHAGQKLWMDYIKPYVDEVRTDHYGTAYGIINPDASFKVVIEAHADEISWYVNYITEDGLIYVIRNGGSDQSIAPSKVVNIHGEKGIVKGVFGWPAIHTRAKQEEPVPKIENIFIDCGAKSKEEVEKMGIYVGCMITYPDTFFELNDRYFVCRALDNRIGGFMIAEVARLLKENKNKLPFGLYITNSVQEEVGLYGAEMIANTIKPNIAIVTDVTHDTTTPFIDKKKEGEQKCGDGPVVFFAPSVHHNIRTLITDTAKAKKIPFQRAASSRVTGTDTDAFAHSNGGVPSALISLPLRYMHTTVEMVDKTDVQNVIKLIYETLLKITPEMELKYHK comes from the coding sequence ATGAAATTTGAAAAGAAATCTTTAAAATTTTTAGAACAATACCTTAATACAGCTTCTCCTACAGGATATGAACACGCTGGACAGAAATTATGGATGGATTACATCAAGCCCTATGTAGATGAAGTAAGAACAGACCATTATGGGACAGCTTACGGAATCATCAATCCTGATGCATCGTTTAAAGTAGTTATAGAAGCTCACGCTGATGAAATTTCTTGGTATGTTAATTATATTACTGAAGATGGACTTATCTATGTAATTAGAAATGGTGGTTCAGACCAAAGTATTGCTCCATCTAAAGTAGTGAATATACACGGAGAAAAAGGCATTGTAAAAGGTGTTTTTGGGTGGCCCGCAATACATACTAGAGCTAAACAAGAAGAGCCTGTACCTAAAATAGAAAATATCTTTATAGATTGTGGAGCTAAGTCTAAAGAGGAGGTAGAAAAAATGGGCATCTATGTTGGTTGTATGATTACTTACCCTGATACCTTTTTTGAACTTAACGACCGCTATTTTGTCTGTCGTGCTTTGGATAATAGAATAGGCGGTTTTATGATAGCCGAAGTAGCTAGACTACTAAAAGAAAATAAAAATAAACTGCCATTTGGATTGTATATTACCAATTCTGTACAGGAGGAAGTTGGGCTTTACGGTGCCGAAATGATAGCCAATACCATTAAACCTAATATCGCTATCGTAACCGATGTTACCCACGATACTACGACGCCTTTTATTGATAAGAAAAAAGAAGGAGAGCAAAAATGTGGCGATGGACCAGTGGTTTTCTTCGCTCCTAGTGTACATCATAACATTAGAACTCTAATTACAGATACCGCTAAAGCTAAAAAAATTCCTTTCCAAAGAGCAGCTTCTAGCCGTGTTACAGGGACAGATACTGATGCTTTTGCTCATTCTAATGGTGGTGTACCGTCTGCACTTATTTCGCTTCCGTTAAGATATATGCATACAACGGTAGAGATGGTGGATAAAACTGATGTGCAAAATGTAATTAAACTCATTTATGAAACACTTCTTAAAATAACTCCTGAAATGGAACTGAAGTATCATAAGTAA
- a CDS encoding GLPGLI family protein: MKKSIQFVLLFVSFVVFSQTTRFIYDFKYKTDSTATSYQSESMVLELNNDEIQFYEQKAIRIDSLNALNNNGSSSYTFEFAKIKRKLSTSTNKNYYFLRGDYWVYESNDKIEWKIENETKKIGDWTAQRATTNFGGRKWIAWFVASLPISEGPHKFNGLPGLVVELYDTKDNFIYKLLKIEKPKTTNTNIVETVFKKNPVSIPYKKFREMQIDNYNDPYYQFRSMREGTWAINVGGQKVTTHEGLNKVTRDLQAYLRKNNNPIELDKIISYK, encoded by the coding sequence ATGAAAAAAAGCATTCAGTTTGTTCTACTTTTTGTTTCGTTTGTAGTATTTTCTCAAACAACGAGGTTTATCTATGATTTTAAATATAAAACCGATTCCACAGCAACTTCTTACCAAAGTGAATCAATGGTATTGGAGTTGAATAATGACGAGATTCAGTTTTATGAACAAAAAGCGATAAGGATAGATTCACTAAATGCTCTGAATAACAATGGTTCATCAAGCTATACTTTTGAGTTTGCGAAGATTAAAAGAAAACTATCCACTTCTACCAATAAGAATTACTATTTTCTTAGAGGAGATTATTGGGTTTATGAATCTAATGACAAAATTGAATGGAAGATAGAAAATGAAACTAAAAAAATTGGTGATTGGACTGCACAGCGAGCAACTACAAACTTTGGAGGTAGAAAATGGATTGCTTGGTTTGTGGCTTCTCTTCCAATTTCCGAAGGTCCTCACAAATTTAATGGTCTTCCTGGGCTTGTTGTAGAACTTTATGATACTAAAGATAATTTTATTTATAAATTATTAAAAATAGAGAAACCTAAGACTACGAATACTAATATTGTAGAGACCGTTTTCAAAAAGAATCCAGTTTCAATTCCATACAAAAAATTTAGAGAGATGCAGATAGACAACTATAATGACCCATATTATCAATTTCGCTCAATGAGAGAGGGGACTTGGGCAATTAATGTGGGAGGGCAGAAAGTGACTACTCACGAAGGTCTTAATAAAGTAACTAGAGATTTACAAGCCTATTTAAGAAAAAATAATAATCCTATAGAACTAGATAAAATAATTTCGTATAAGTAA
- the idi gene encoding isopentenyl-diphosphate Delta-isomerase, whose amino-acid sequence MCEKVVLVNPKDEVLGVMEKLQAHRSGFLHRAFSVFLFNAKGEMLLQRRADAKYHSPKLWTNAVCSHPRLGESYKAGAQRRLIEELGIDADISEKFSFIYKAEVGDNLWEHELDYVFTGIYEGDFNLNPEEVSEIRYISMEALDKELEANPEQFTEWFKIILKEYKQKMLK is encoded by the coding sequence ATGTGTGAAAAAGTCGTTTTAGTAAATCCTAAAGATGAGGTTTTAGGTGTGATGGAAAAACTCCAAGCACATAGAAGTGGTTTTCTGCATCGTGCTTTTTCAGTTTTCTTATTCAATGCCAAAGGAGAGATGCTCCTCCAAAGGAGGGCAGATGCTAAGTATCATTCACCTAAACTTTGGACTAACGCGGTTTGTTCTCATCCAAGATTAGGAGAAAGTTACAAGGCTGGAGCTCAAAGAAGACTCATTGAAGAGCTGGGTATTGATGCTGATATTTCCGAAAAATTTAGTTTTATTTATAAAGCCGAGGTTGGTGATAATCTTTGGGAACACGAGCTAGACTATGTATTTACAGGAATTTATGAAGGTGATTTTAATCTTAATCCTGAAGAAGTTTCGGAGATAAGATACATCTCTATGGAGGCTTTGGATAAAGAGTTAGAGGCTAATCCAGAGCAATTTACAGAATGGTTCAAAATCATTCTCAAAGAGTATAAACAAAAAATGTTGAAGTAA
- the gcvT gene encoding glycine cleavage system aminomethyltransferase GcvT translates to MNKTALFNKHVSLGAKMVPFAGFEMPVQYSGVTEEHFTVREKVGIFDVSHMGQFFIEGAGAKELLQYVTSNNVEALENGKAQYSCLPNGKGGIVDDLIVYKMEDQKYFVVVNASNIDKDWQHISKYNEKFGAKMTNASDEISLIAIQGPKALDTLQKLTDNQLADIPYYHFTVGSVDGVADVIISNTGYTGSGGFEIYFKNEYAEQIWDALTKAGEEFGLIPCGLAARDTLRLEKGFCLYGNDIDDTTSPLEAGLGWITKLDTEFVDRDFLAQQKEQGITRKLVGFEMQEKAIPRHDYPVVDSEGNIIGKVTSGTMSPMKKIGLGLAYVDQPHFKLGSEIFIQIRNKNVPAKVVKIPFV, encoded by the coding sequence ATGAACAAAACAGCTTTATTTAACAAACATGTTTCGCTAGGAGCAAAAATGGTTCCTTTCGCTGGGTTTGAAATGCCTGTACAATATTCTGGAGTAACAGAAGAACACTTTACTGTAAGAGAAAAAGTAGGAATTTTTGATGTTTCTCATATGGGGCAATTCTTCATAGAAGGTGCTGGTGCTAAAGAACTTCTACAATATGTTACCTCTAATAATGTAGAGGCTTTAGAGAATGGCAAGGCACAATATTCTTGTCTTCCTAACGGAAAAGGTGGAATTGTAGACGACTTAATTGTTTACAAAATGGAAGACCAAAAGTATTTTGTAGTAGTAAATGCGTCTAATATTGATAAAGATTGGCAACATATCTCTAAATACAACGAGAAATTTGGAGCTAAAATGACTAATGCTTCAGACGAAATTTCTCTCATCGCAATACAAGGTCCTAAAGCACTAGATACTTTACAAAAACTAACAGATAATCAACTAGCAGATATTCCTTACTATCATTTTACTGTAGGAAGCGTAGATGGTGTGGCTGATGTTATTATTTCTAATACAGGTTATACAGGAAGCGGAGGCTTTGAGATTTATTTCAAAAATGAATACGCTGAGCAAATTTGGGACGCCTTGACTAAAGCAGGAGAGGAGTTTGGGCTTATCCCTTGTGGGTTGGCGGCTAGAGACACCCTTCGTTTAGAAAAAGGATTCTGTCTATATGGAAACGATATTGATGACACCACTTCTCCATTAGAAGCAGGTTTAGGCTGGATTACCAAACTAGATACAGAATTTGTAGATAGAGATTTTCTTGCTCAACAAAAAGAACAAGGCATTACGAGAAAATTAGTAGGTTTTGAAATGCAAGAAAAAGCCATTCCAAGACATGACTATCCTGTTGTAGATTCAGAAGGAAATATAATTGGTAAAGTAACTTCTGGAACCATGAGTCCTATGAAGAAAATTGGTTTGGGATTAGCCTATGTTGATCAGCCTCATTTTAAATTAGGGAGTGAGATCTTTATTCAGATTAGAAATAAAAATGTACCAGCAAAAGTGGTTAAGATACCTTTTGTTTAA